One Microcebus murinus isolate Inina chromosome 9, M.murinus_Inina_mat1.0, whole genome shotgun sequence DNA window includes the following coding sequences:
- the FMC1 gene encoding protein FMC1 homolog, with translation MAALGSPARTLRGLLRELRYLNAATGRPYRDCAAYRYLVKAFRAHRVTSEKLCRAQHELHFHAATYLCLLRSIREHMALHQEFHGKGERSVEESAGLVGLKLPRQPGGKGWEP, from the exons ATGGCGGCCTTAGGGTCACCGGCGCGCACTTTGCGAGGCCTTCTGCGGGAGTTGCGCTACCTGAACGCGGCTACCGGCCGACCCTATCGCGACTGCGCGGCTTATCGGTACCTCGTGAAGGCTTTTCGTGCACATCGG GTCACCAGTGAGAAGTTATGCAGAGCCCAACATGAGCTTCATTTCCATGCTGCCACCTACCTCTGCCTCTTGCGCAGCATCCGGGAACACATGGCTCTTCATCAAGAATTTCATGGCAAGGGTGAGCGCTCAGTGGAGGAGTCTGCTGGCTTGGTGGGTCTCAAGTTGCCCCGTCAGCCtggagggaagggctgggagcCATGA